The following are from one region of the Phormidium sp. PBR-2020 genome:
- a CDS encoding glycosyltransferase family 4 protein, translating to MAEIAFDASSFHWSRSDGLNRYVGELLNYYRDGDRFCFYTADSTLVGADSQKFQVLDNPTLYRNDFKNNLRRLIWHQLGLPFGIIKNKQKLFYSPVFEGMLAPICPQIITIHDILPIRFPEVYPRIKYYFKFILPQLIRSSKAIITTSDYTKKEILDYYNCRNTPIHVVYQGYREDIFNLQVEDSEDFFNSPETPFVLCVGETRPYKNLRRLIEAFGRANCPNLELRIVGNLNKCDRPLLDYPQQLGCHERVKFLGFVPDDALADLYRRAIAFAFPSLYEGFGIPPLEAMACGCPVLASNQTAIPEVCGDAAVYINPYDIDDMAQGLVQLVNNAQLRHQLRQRGLQQVQSFRYRQMGDRILTILDHYLTANQANGTD from the coding sequence ATGGCGGAGATTGCCTTTGATGCCAGTAGTTTTCATTGGAGTCGTTCTGATGGCTTGAATCGCTATGTGGGAGAGTTGCTAAACTACTACCGCGATGGCGATCGCTTCTGCTTTTATACCGCTGATTCAACTCTCGTGGGGGCAGACTCCCAGAAGTTTCAAGTTTTGGACAATCCAACTCTCTATCGCAATGATTTCAAGAATAACTTAAGGCGCTTAATTTGGCATCAATTGGGCTTACCATTCGGAATCATCAAGAACAAACAAAAACTGTTTTATTCCCCTGTTTTTGAGGGAATGCTTGCCCCTATTTGTCCGCAAATTATCACCATTCATGATATTTTGCCGATTCGCTTTCCTGAAGTCTATCCCCGAATAAAATACTATTTTAAATTCATTTTACCCCAACTTATTCGCAGTTCCAAAGCAATCATCACGACATCTGATTACACTAAAAAGGAAATTTTAGACTATTACAACTGTCGAAATACTCCCATCCATGTCGTCTATCAGGGTTATCGAGAAGATATTTTTAATCTTCAAGTCGAGGACAGTGAGGATTTCTTTAACTCGCCCGAAACTCCCTTTGTTTTATGTGTTGGAGAAACCCGTCCTTATAAAAATCTGCGTCGCTTGATTGAAGCCTTTGGGCGAGCCAATTGTCCCAACTTAGAATTACGGATTGTAGGTAACTTGAATAAATGCGATCGCCCCCTCCTGGACTATCCCCAACAACTCGGCTGTCACGAACGAGTCAAGTTCCTCGGATTTGTCCCCGATGACGCCTTAGCCGACTTATACCGCCGGGCGATCGCCTTCGCTTTTCCCTCTCTCTATGAGGGATTCGGGATTCCTCCCCTCGAAGCCATGGCCTGTGGCTGTCCCGTTTTGGCCTCCAATCAAACCGCCATTCCCGAAGTCTGCGGCGATGCGGCCGTCTATATCAATCCCTATGATATCGATGACATGGCCCAAGGACTTGTGCAACTGGTCAATAATGCCCAACTGCGGCACCAATTACGACAACGAGGACTCCAGCAGGTACAATCATTTCGCTATCGTCAAATGGGCGATCGCATCCTCACCATCCTCGACCATTACCTAACCGCCAATCAAGCCAATGGTACTGATTAA
- a CDS encoding UDP-N-acetylmuramoyl-L-alanine--D-glutamate ligase produces MSTAHIIGLGKSGLAAARLLKYNGWHVTVSDRGTGDSLHQQQQLLAQENIPVSLGHVFEPENAQHLDLLVISPGVPWDLPNLQQARHLGIETIGEMELAWRHLQTCPWLGITGTNGKTTTTALAAAIFGGAGLKAPACGNIGNAACELALTVTQQQQPLDWVVAEMSSYQIESSNTLTPRIGIWTTFTPDHLNRHKTLENYYHIKAKLLQSSELQIFNGDDPYLRKQRENWPNAHWTSIENDPSLSPFAAIDGDWVVVDGAKIVSIKALQMPGRHNQQNLLMAVAAARLAGIEPEAIAQAIAQFRGVPHRLEVIGTWQDIRFINDSKATNYDAALVGLTSVRNPVILIAGGDPKDGDATTWLEAIQRQAAFVLLIGDAAESFAQMLDGVGYSHYKIVGTLDAAVEASRDLAQMYQAKTVLLSPACASFDQFPNFEVRGQIFRELCEAFL; encoded by the coding sequence ATGTCAACCGCTCATATTATTGGATTAGGCAAATCGGGGCTTGCCGCCGCCCGGTTACTCAAGTACAACGGTTGGCACGTCACCGTCAGCGATCGCGGAACGGGGGACTCCCTCCACCAACAGCAACAACTCCTGGCCCAAGAGAACATCCCCGTCTCCCTCGGCCATGTCTTTGAACCGGAAAACGCTCAACATCTGGATTTATTAGTCATCAGCCCCGGCGTTCCCTGGGATTTACCCAACCTGCAACAGGCCCGACACTTAGGCATCGAAACCATCGGCGAGATGGAACTGGCCTGGCGACATCTGCAAACCTGTCCCTGGTTGGGAATCACGGGAACCAACGGCAAAACCACCACCACGGCCCTGGCCGCCGCCATCTTCGGGGGGGCTGGCCTCAAGGCCCCCGCCTGTGGCAACATTGGCAATGCCGCCTGTGAACTGGCCTTAACCGTCACTCAACAACAACAACCCTTAGATTGGGTAGTGGCTGAGATGAGTAGCTATCAAATTGAGTCCTCCAATACCCTCACACCTCGGATTGGCATTTGGACTACCTTCACCCCTGACCATCTCAATCGTCACAAAACCCTCGAAAATTACTACCATATCAAAGCCAAACTCCTCCAGTCCTCAGAGTTGCAAATCTTTAATGGCGATGACCCCTATTTACGCAAGCAACGAGAGAACTGGCCCAACGCCCATTGGACGAGTATCGAGAATGACCCCAGTTTAAGCCCGTTCGCCGCTATTGATGGGGATTGGGTAGTCGTTGATGGGGCGAAAATTGTCTCCATTAAAGCCTTGCAAATGCCCGGCCGTCATAATCAACAAAATCTGCTCATGGCCGTTGCAGCAGCCCGCTTAGCCGGCATTGAACCGGAGGCGATCGCCCAAGCCATTGCCCAGTTCCGTGGCGTTCCGCATCGCCTGGAAGTCATCGGCACTTGGCAGGATATCCGCTTTATTAATGATAGTAAAGCCACCAACTATGATGCTGCCCTGGTGGGGTTAACCTCAGTACGCAATCCGGTGATTCTCATTGCTGGCGGCGATCCCAAAGATGGCGATGCCACCACCTGGCTAGAGGCGATTCAGCGTCAGGCGGCCTTTGTCCTGTTGATTGGCGATGCAGCGGAATCCTTTGCCCAGATGCTGGATGGAGTGGGCTATTCTCACTATAAGATTGTCGGAACCTTGGACGCAGCGGTGGAGGCCTCCCGAGATTTGGCCCAGATGTATCAAGCAAAAACGGTCTTGTTGTCTCCCGCTTGTGCCAGTTTTGACCAGTTTCCTAATTTTGAAGTGCGTGGTCAAATCTTTCGAGAGTTATGTGAAGCGTTTTTATAA
- a CDS encoding DUF4926 domain-containing protein: MINQTVNLLDVVALVVDLPQHKLWSGQVGTVVETLAEGTAFEVEFSDRHGRTYESLGLRPEQIMVLHFDPIPPNPQAETLTV, translated from the coding sequence ATGATAAACCAAACCGTCAATTTGCTAGATGTTGTAGCCCTAGTCGTTGACCTTCCCCAGCACAAGTTGTGGAGTGGCCAGGTTGGCACAGTGGTTGAAACTCTGGCGGAGGGTACAGCATTTGAAGTAGAATTTAGCGATCGCCATGGGCGCACCTACGAATCTCTAGGGTTACGGCCCGAGCAAATTATGGTTTTGCACTTTGACCCAATACCGCCAAACCCCCAAGCTGAAACCTTGACTGTGTAA
- a CDS encoding Uma2 family endonuclease, giving the protein MKPLLLKLDRVEFTDEQFYQLCCNHDELRFERSPQGDLVIMPPVGGDSGNREAELTIDLGVWNRQTGRGYVFSSSTIFRLPNGASRSPDVAWVQRERYLALTPEDRRKFPPIVPDFVIELRSATDSLPMLQAKMQEYREVGVRLGWLVNPQQQQVEIYRRQEAVEVRDLPADLSGEEVLPGFQLRIGDWNPEQMS; this is encoded by the coding sequence ATGAAGCCGTTATTGTTGAAGTTGGATCGGGTTGAGTTCACCGATGAGCAGTTCTATCAACTTTGTTGTAATCATGATGAACTGCGCTTCGAGCGATCGCCCCAAGGAGACTTAGTTATTATGCCCCCTGTTGGTGGAGACAGTGGCAACCGAGAAGCTGAGTTAACGATTGATTTAGGAGTCTGGAATCGTCAAACGGGACGGGGGTATGTGTTTAGTTCTTCGACCATTTTTCGCCTTCCCAATGGGGCCAGTCGCTCTCCCGATGTGGCTTGGGTGCAACGGGAACGCTATTTAGCGTTAACGCCAGAAGACCGCCGCAAATTCCCTCCGATTGTTCCCGATTTTGTGATTGAATTGCGGTCTGCGACAGATTCGTTGCCGATGTTGCAAGCGAAGATGCAGGAGTATCGGGAGGTGGGGGTGCGGTTGGGATGGCTGGTTAATCCGCAACAGCAACAGGTGGAAATTTATCGTCGTCAGGAGGCGGTGGAGGTGCGAGATTTGCCGGCGGATCTGTCGGGGGAGGAGGTGTTACCAGGATTTCAGTTACGGATTGGGGATTGGAATCCTGAACAGATGTCTTAA
- the gcvP gene encoding aminomethyl-transferring glycine dehydrogenase, whose protein sequence is MLDLNTTPNPQQPSSGTSRTAPPHLSPHGEFDFARRHNGSTPDDVAQMLSALDYESLAQLIADIIPEQIRLKQPLNLPQPLTEAEALRKLRAIAQQNQLYRSFLGLGYHDCITPPVIQRNILENPGWYTAYTPYQAEIAQGRLEALLNFQTLVIDLTGLEIANASLLDEGTAAAEAMSLSWGASKAKCNTYFVAADCHPQTIEVVQTRAEPLGIEVIVGDWQAFDFQTPIFGALLQYPTTKGAVCDYGEFVERAHQHQALVTVAADLLSLTLLRPPGEFGADIAVGSSQRFGVPLGYGGPHAAYFATKETYQRKLPGRLVGVSKDSSGQAALRLALQTREQHIRRDKATSNICTAQVLLAVMASMYAVYHGPAGLRGIAQGIHERAVMLAEGLNRLKFRIGESVLFDTLTVQVGSAQRMIQRAAAQRINLRHVSETEVGISLDETTSDADLLDLWQIFADALELPFTLDQMRDQVTESKYGIGRSPLARESEYLTQPVFNHYHSETEFLRYVHRLERKDLSLTTSMIPLGSCTMKLNATAEMLPVSWPEFAKIHPFAPKSQTQGYQLLFGQLQAWLAEITGFAGVSLQPNAGSQGEYAGLQVIRAYHRDRGEAQRRVCLIPESAHGTNPASAVMCGMKVVAIACDESGNIDLEDLRRKAEKHAAELAAIMVTYPSTHGVFEESIVEVCEIVHGFGGQVYLDGANLNAQVGLCRPGDFGADVCHLNLHKTFCIPHGGGGPGMGPIGVAAHLVPFLPGHSLVSPQSQAHPQGIGAISAAPWGSASILPISWMYIAMMGAQGLTEATILAILHANYLAARLDGVYPVLYKGASGRVAHECILDLRPLRKSAGVTVEDVAKRLMDYGFHAPTMSWPVAGTMMVEPTESESLAEIDRFCEAMIAIRGEIEAIEWGEVDEGNNLLKNAPHTAESLLSGEWERPYSREQAAYPLPWCREAKFWVPVGRIDAAFGDRNLVCSCVGMEAYGEMPVETVESVEVVEETEVLNPRPMELFLGDGGDG, encoded by the coding sequence ATGCTGGATTTGAACACCACTCCCAACCCCCAACAGCCCAGTTCCGGTACATCGAGAACCGCTCCCCCCCACCTGTCCCCTCATGGGGAGTTTGACTTTGCCCGGCGTCATAATGGTTCAACGCCTGACGATGTGGCCCAAATGCTGTCAGCGTTAGACTATGAGAGTTTGGCGCAATTGATTGCAGATATCATTCCTGAGCAAATTCGCCTCAAACAGCCTCTGAATCTGCCCCAACCGCTCACGGAAGCGGAGGCCTTACGGAAATTGCGGGCGATCGCCCAACAAAACCAACTCTACCGCTCCTTCTTGGGACTGGGCTACCATGACTGCATCACACCCCCGGTGATTCAACGCAATATCCTGGAAAATCCTGGCTGGTACACCGCCTACACCCCCTATCAGGCGGAAATCGCTCAGGGACGCTTGGAAGCTCTCCTCAACTTCCAAACTCTGGTAATTGATTTGACGGGGTTAGAAATTGCGAATGCCTCTCTCCTGGATGAAGGAACCGCCGCCGCAGAGGCGATGAGTTTAAGTTGGGGCGCGTCGAAGGCGAAGTGTAATACCTATTTTGTGGCGGCTGATTGCCATCCTCAGACCATTGAAGTGGTACAAACTCGCGCTGAACCCTTGGGCATTGAGGTCATCGTTGGGGATTGGCAAGCGTTTGACTTCCAGACCCCTATTTTTGGGGCATTATTGCAATATCCCACCACCAAGGGGGCGGTCTGTGACTATGGAGAATTTGTGGAAAGGGCACACCAGCATCAGGCCCTCGTTACAGTGGCGGCGGATTTACTCAGTTTGACGCTGTTAAGGCCGCCGGGCGAGTTTGGGGCGGATATTGCTGTGGGAAGTAGTCAACGGTTTGGGGTTCCTCTGGGTTATGGGGGTCCCCATGCGGCCTATTTTGCGACGAAGGAGACCTATCAGCGCAAGTTACCGGGGCGTTTGGTGGGCGTCTCGAAGGATAGCAGTGGTCAAGCGGCCCTGCGGCTGGCGTTGCAAACGCGGGAACAGCATATTCGTCGGGATAAGGCGACCAGCAATATCTGTACGGCTCAGGTGTTGCTGGCGGTGATGGCCTCGATGTATGCGGTATATCATGGCCCGGCGGGGCTGCGTGGCATTGCCCAGGGGATTCATGAGCGGGCGGTGATGTTAGCTGAAGGGCTGAACCGGCTTAAGTTTCGCATCGGTGAGTCGGTTCTGTTTGATACCCTGACGGTTCAGGTGGGATCGGCGCAACGGATGATTCAGCGGGCGGCGGCCCAGCGGATTAATCTGCGTCATGTGAGTGAGACGGAGGTGGGGATTAGTTTGGATGAAACCACCAGTGATGCGGATTTGTTGGATTTGTGGCAGATTTTTGCCGATGCTTTGGAGTTACCGTTTACGTTAGACCAGATGCGGGACCAGGTGACGGAGTCGAAGTATGGAATTGGGCGATCGCCCTTGGCCCGGGAGAGTGAGTATCTGACGCAACCTGTCTTTAATCACTATCACTCGGAGACGGAGTTTTTGCGCTATGTCCATCGTCTCGAACGCAAGGATTTATCCCTGACGACCTCCATGATTCCTCTGGGGTCCTGTACCATGAAGCTCAACGCCACGGCGGAAATGCTGCCGGTGAGTTGGCCCGAGTTTGCTAAGATTCACCCCTTTGCGCCCAAGTCCCAGACTCAGGGCTATCAGTTGCTGTTTGGGCAGTTGCAGGCTTGGCTGGCGGAGATTACCGGCTTTGCGGGGGTGTCGTTGCAGCCCAATGCTGGGTCTCAGGGGGAATATGCGGGATTACAGGTGATTCGCGCCTATCATCGCGATCGCGGGGAGGCACAACGGCGGGTTTGTCTGATTCCCGAGTCCGCTCATGGGACCAATCCTGCCAGTGCGGTGATGTGTGGGATGAAGGTGGTGGCGATCGCCTGTGATGAGTCAGGAAACATTGACCTTGAGGATTTACGGCGCAAGGCTGAGAAACACGCCGCTGAGTTGGCGGCGATTATGGTCACCTATCCTTCGACTCATGGGGTGTTTGAGGAGAGTATTGTTGAAGTTTGCGAGATTGTGCATGGCTTTGGCGGCCAGGTGTATCTCGATGGGGCCAATCTCAACGCTCAAGTGGGGTTATGTCGTCCGGGAGACTTTGGGGCCGATGTTTGCCACCTGAATCTCCATAAAACCTTCTGTATTCCCCATGGGGGCGGCGGTCCAGGAATGGGACCGATTGGGGTGGCGGCTCATCTGGTACCCTTTTTACCGGGTCATTCCCTAGTGTCGCCCCAGTCTCAGGCTCATCCTCAGGGAATTGGCGCAATTTCGGCGGCCCCTTGGGGCAGTGCCAGTATTTTGCCCATTTCCTGGATGTATATTGCCATGATGGGGGCGCAGGGTCTGACGGAGGCGACGATTTTGGCGATTCTCCATGCTAACTATCTGGCGGCGCGCTTGGATGGGGTCTATCCGGTGTTATATAAGGGGGCTTCGGGACGGGTGGCCCATGAATGTATTTTGGATTTACGTCCCCTGCGCAAGTCGGCGGGGGTCACGGTGGAGGATGTGGCCAAGCGGCTGATGGATTATGGTTTCCATGCGCCGACGATGTCCTGGCCGGTGGCGGGGACGATGATGGTGGAACCGACGGAGAGTGAATCGTTGGCGGAGATTGACCGCTTCTGTGAGGCGATGATTGCCATTCGGGGCGAGATTGAGGCCATTGAGTGGGGTGAGGTGGATGAGGGGAATAATCTTCTCAAGAATGCCCCCCATACGGCGGAGTCGTTGTTGTCTGGGGAGTGGGAGCGTCCTTATTCTCGGGAACAGGCGGCCTATCCGCTTCCCTGGTGTCGGGAGGCGAAGTTTTGGGTTCCGGTGGGCCGGATTGATGCGGCGTTCGGCGATCGTAATCTGGTCTGTTCTTGTGTGGGGATGGAGGCCTATGGGGAGATGCCGGTGGAAACTGTTGAGTCGGTGGAGGTTGTGGAGGAGACGGAGGTGCTGAATCCCCGTCCGATGGAGTTGTTTTTAGGAGATGGAGGGGACGGATGA
- a CDS encoding efflux RND transporter periplasmic adaptor subunit, with protein MKPLSYDIDHNQRANPNSSVPPTPEESAPAIPDEEFPPESEPPAPRGINWKSILIGLGLGIVLAGIGGRLFSESSPETPAADTEETERNPSQTVTAITVGEQAVNRTLNASGSVNAYDLLPILPRATGLQILDVRVREGDIVGAGEVLAVLDDSVLQSQLSGALSQIDSARSSVSAAQADISQAESSRRQAEADLERARTGIRQAESRVAQAEASLTRNRARVTQAQASLEQSEREYQRYQQLANEGAISRQEVELRERDVRTAREDVNQAVEEVRVAEAELDSARADVLNAEANVQSAQATVESTLAGIEAAQAGVANAQSGVQNQDAVVQELETRLNQTLVVAPQGGIIAERQARVGDVSGNNPLFTLIAQGQLELQLQVPETQLPLIRPGAPVRVRSDADSRIDVRGRVREILPTINPETRQATVVVDLPSDDSLRPGMFLEGEIVTETLDSLTIPSAAVLPQADGSAQVFRLNPDDTVTATRIELGEVVDAQDESEESQVEVLSGLNAGDRIVVSGAGFLSDGDLVRVVD; from the coding sequence GTGAAACCCTTGAGTTACGACATCGACCACAACCAACGCGCAAATCCCAACTCCAGCGTTCCGCCAACGCCGGAAGAGTCCGCCCCTGCCATTCCCGATGAGGAATTTCCCCCAGAATCCGAGCCTCCCGCCCCCAGAGGCATCAACTGGAAATCCATCCTCATCGGATTGGGCCTAGGCATTGTCTTAGCCGGAATAGGTGGACGACTCTTTAGCGAATCCTCCCCGGAGACTCCCGCCGCCGACACCGAGGAAACCGAGCGCAATCCCAGTCAAACCGTCACCGCCATTACCGTCGGGGAACAAGCGGTCAATCGCACCCTCAACGCCAGTGGCAGCGTCAACGCCTATGACTTACTCCCCATCCTCCCTCGCGCCACCGGCCTACAAATCCTCGATGTGCGAGTCCGTGAAGGGGATATCGTCGGGGCTGGGGAAGTCCTAGCGGTTCTCGATGACTCCGTGCTTCAGTCGCAACTGTCCGGGGCCTTATCCCAAATTGACTCAGCCCGCTCATCGGTGAGTGCGGCCCAAGCCGATATCTCCCAAGCCGAATCCAGTCGCCGTCAAGCCGAAGCCGACCTAGAACGCGCTCGCACCGGGATTCGCCAAGCTGAAAGCCGCGTCGCGCAAGCTGAGGCCAGCCTCACCCGTAATCGGGCCCGCGTCACCCAAGCTCAAGCCAGTTTAGAACAGTCGGAACGGGAGTATCAACGCTATCAGCAACTGGCCAACGAAGGGGCTATCAGTCGCCAGGAAGTAGAACTACGAGAACGGGATGTGCGGACGGCTCGTGAGGATGTCAACCAAGCAGTCGAAGAGGTGCGAGTGGCGGAGGCAGAATTAGACAGCGCCCGCGCTGATGTCCTCAACGCCGAAGCGAATGTGCAAAGTGCCCAAGCCACCGTAGAAAGCACCCTAGCCGGCATTGAAGCGGCTCAAGCGGGGGTCGCCAATGCTCAATCAGGAGTCCAGAATCAAGATGCCGTGGTGCAGGAGTTGGAAACTCGCCTTAATCAAACCCTGGTGGTTGCCCCCCAAGGGGGGATTATTGCCGAACGTCAGGCGCGAGTCGGAGACGTGAGTGGCAACAATCCTCTCTTTACTCTGATTGCTCAAGGACAGTTGGAGTTACAGTTACAAGTTCCCGAAACCCAGTTACCCCTAATTCGTCCTGGCGCTCCGGTCCGAGTTCGCTCCGATGCCGACTCTCGCATCGATGTTCGGGGACGAGTCCGAGAAATTCTGCCTACCATAAATCCCGAAACTCGTCAAGCCACCGTCGTCGTAGATTTACCCAGTGACGACAGTTTACGCCCGGGGATGTTCCTAGAGGGCGAAATTGTCACCGAAACCCTGGATAGCTTAACCATTCCCTCAGCGGCGGTTCTGCCCCAAGCCGACGGTAGCGCCCAAGTCTTCCGCCTCAACCCCGACGATACCGTCACCGCCACCCGCATTGAGTTAGGGGAGGTCGTAGATGCTCAAGATGAGTCGGAGGAGTCCCAAGTGGAAGTTCTCAGCGGCTTAAATGCGGGCGATCGCATCGTCGTCTCAGGGGCCGGATTCCTCAGCGACGGCGATCTCGTCCGAGTCGTCGACTAA